In Mytilus galloprovincialis chromosome 1, xbMytGall1.hap1.1, whole genome shotgun sequence, the following are encoded in one genomic region:
- the LOC143074094 gene encoding uncharacterized protein LOC143074094 — MDMSQNLCTALCKWFLLWIILLKSSSVVGERVWMDDETMCKKKTAIFVYDGKPFFIQAKEGNKDDPPKIYDCELIVGPFDENRSLVVTFISFYIKTCVVKVTISEGISSTMMHEKSLKTLDCNTKGKAKDQSFRLSKENTYLRFYLKTDNPNDLRYNFILNITSVPLKPEDDSQLSVGVKIGIAIISVIAFVLIVYFVFKIVKLRMSIKEDFDVSPSASNLYNLPGSNATNVNAYVPVPGKEPAARQIREPDPEIYYEFSPSQTPVRENGSTDPKTPEILPPTYEEALENSVPLTETDRLNAEYVNYNTENS, encoded by the exons ATGGATAT gtCTCAGAACTTATGTACGGCCTTGTGTAAATGGTTTTTATTATGGATAATTCTGCTAAAGTCATCATCAGTTGTAGGTGAAAGAG tTTGGATGGACGATGAAACTATGTGCAAGAAGAAAACTGCCATATTTGTATATGACGGAAAGCCTTTTTTTATTCAGGCCAAAGAAGGAAATAAAGACGATCCACCAAAGATTTACGATTGTGAATTAATTGTTGGTCCATTTGATGAAAACAGATCATTAGTTGTTacgtttatatctttttatatcaaGACATGTGTTGTTAAAGTCACCATTTCTGAAGGGATATCATCGACAATGATGCATGAAAAATCCTTA aaaACACTTGATTGTAATACTAAAGGCAAAGCAAAGGACCAATCTTTTAGACTTTCCAAAGAGAATACCTATTTGAGATTTTATTTAAAGACAGATAATCCAAATGATCTCAGatataatttcatattaaatataactTCAG tgcCGTTGAAACCAGAAGATGACAGTCAATTGTCAGTAGGTGTAAAGATTGGAATAGCTATAATAAGTGTAATAGCTTTTGTACTTATTGTGTACTTTGTATTCAAAATTGTAAAACTGAGGATGTCAATAAAAGAGGACTTTGATGTCTCGCCGTCTGCCTCAAATCTGTATAACCTTCCTGGTAGTAATGCAACTAATGTGAATGCTTATGTACCTGTCCCAGGGAAGGAACCAGCTGCGAGACAAATAAGGGAACCAG ATCCAGAGATCTATTATGAGTTCAGTCCATCACAGACTCCCGTGAGAGAGAATGGATCAACGGACCCAAAGACACCAGAAATCTTACCTCCAACTTACGAGGAAGCTTTAGAGAACTCTGTTCCACTGACTGAAACAGATCGTCTTAATGCAGAATATGTAAATTATAATACAGAAAACtcataa